In Kocuria turfanensis, a single genomic region encodes these proteins:
- a CDS encoding TetR/AcrR family transcriptional regulator, with protein MNDTASPSLRARKKAETWSAIHEAAAGLALEHGVEGATVEAIAAAAGVSPRTFFNYFPAKEDAVLGMRAPELDPQLLEGFSLEHDLLGQVSRLLLAVTRSAYAGRDAERRRRLLQDHPGLGRRRHELTLEAEDLVRRTLAELLARDPHWSAGIGEHPVDDVARMLVILGGVPLRFAITAESYSPAHGLPAEDHDSALTLFHRLQEKLS; from the coding sequence GTGAACGACACCGCCTCTCCCTCGCTGCGCGCCCGCAAGAAGGCCGAGACCTGGTCCGCCATCCACGAGGCGGCCGCCGGCCTCGCGCTCGAGCACGGGGTGGAGGGCGCCACGGTCGAGGCCATCGCCGCCGCGGCCGGCGTCTCCCCGCGCACCTTCTTCAACTACTTCCCCGCCAAGGAGGACGCGGTCCTGGGCATGCGCGCCCCTGAACTGGACCCGCAGCTGCTGGAGGGCTTCTCCCTCGAGCACGACCTGCTGGGCCAGGTCTCGCGCCTGCTGCTGGCCGTGACCCGCAGCGCCTACGCCGGCCGGGACGCGGAGCGGCGCCGGAGGCTGCTGCAGGACCACCCCGGCCTGGGCCGCCGCCGGCACGAGCTGACCCTCGAGGCCGAGGACCTGGTGCGCCGCACGCTCGCCGAGCTGCTGGCCCGCGACCCGCACTGGTCGGCCGGGATCGGGGAGCACCCCGTGGACGACGTCGCCCGGATGCTCGTGATCCTCGGCGGCGTCCCGCTGCGCTTCGCCATCACCGCCGAGAGCTACTCCCCCGCCCACGGCCTGCCGGCCGAGGACCACGACTCGGCGCTCACTCTCTTCCACCGCCTCCAGGAGAAGCTCTCATGA
- a CDS encoding DUF3140 domain-containing protein yields the protein MSDSDDTVGQDFDEAVNMTAKQLSDWLETDESQSVGQDDGGESVGHRSGRRIVEILQKKKGERTDSDREHMHKVVGYVHRHLAQRPDGDVTETRWRYSLMNWGHDPLKD from the coding sequence ATGAGCGACAGCGACGACACCGTCGGCCAGGACTTCGACGAGGCCGTGAACATGACGGCCAAGCAGCTCTCGGACTGGCTGGAGACCGATGAGTCGCAGTCGGTGGGCCAGGACGACGGCGGCGAGTCGGTGGGGCACCGCTCCGGGCGGCGCATCGTGGAGATCCTGCAGAAGAAGAAGGGGGAGCGCACCGACTCCGACCGGGAGCACATGCACAAGGTCGTCGGCTACGTCCACCGCCACCTGGCCCAGCGGCCCGACGGGGACGTCACCGAGACCCGGTGGCGCTACTCCCTGATGAACTGGGGCCACGACCCGCTCAAGGACTGA
- a CDS encoding hypervirulence associated TUDOR domain-containing protein, whose product MSLTKGTKVTWNTPQGTTEGTVVEKKTEDFELDGHTFRASSDDPRYIVESESSGARAAHKPDALTEA is encoded by the coding sequence ATGAGCCTGACGAAGGGCACGAAGGTCACCTGGAACACCCCGCAGGGCACGACCGAGGGCACCGTGGTCGAGAAGAAGACGGAGGACTTCGAGCTGGACGGACACACGTTCCGGGCGAGCTCGGACGACCCCCGCTACATCGTGGAGTCCGAGAGCTCCGGCGCCCGCGCGGCGCACAAGCCCGACGCCCTGACCGAGGCATAG
- a CDS encoding aldo/keto reductase, with protein sequence MTTIPRTDLDVFPLNLGGNTFGWTSDRSTSFVVLDAFTEAGGNFVDTADVYSVWGEGHTGGESETVLGEWLAARGVRDDVVVATKVGSLPRRPGLGRENVVQALEESLRRLGTDRIDLYYAHRDDESVPVAEQAATFDELVRSGKVRAVGLSNYSPQRLREWFETAEREHLTVPVAIQPEYNLVGRRSYEQDLAPLVREFGVAVFPYFGLASGFLTGKYRTAADLEGRARGGAAGAYLNAQGLAVVEALVDVAEARGTEPTTVALAWLLAQGVTAPIASASRPDQVPALIAAPGLALTAEEVEVLDRASQPFA encoded by the coding sequence ATGACCACCATCCCCCGCACCGACCTCGACGTCTTCCCGCTCAACCTCGGCGGCAACACCTTCGGCTGGACCTCCGACCGGAGCACCTCCTTCGTGGTGCTCGACGCCTTCACGGAGGCCGGCGGCAACTTCGTCGACACGGCGGACGTCTACTCCGTGTGGGGCGAGGGGCACACCGGCGGGGAGTCCGAGACCGTCCTTGGGGAGTGGCTGGCCGCCCGCGGCGTCCGCGACGACGTCGTGGTGGCCACCAAGGTGGGCTCCCTGCCCCGGCGTCCCGGACTGGGGCGGGAGAACGTGGTGCAGGCCCTCGAGGAGTCCCTGCGCCGGCTCGGCACCGACCGGATCGACCTCTACTACGCCCACCGCGACGACGAGTCGGTGCCCGTCGCCGAGCAGGCGGCCACCTTCGACGAGCTCGTCCGCTCCGGGAAGGTCCGGGCGGTGGGACTGTCCAACTACAGCCCGCAGCGGCTGCGGGAGTGGTTCGAGACCGCCGAGCGGGAGCACCTCACCGTGCCGGTCGCGATCCAGCCGGAGTACAACCTGGTAGGCCGCCGGTCCTACGAGCAGGATCTCGCCCCGCTGGTCCGGGAGTTCGGGGTGGCGGTCTTCCCCTACTTCGGCCTCGCCTCGGGGTTCCTCACCGGCAAGTACCGCACGGCCGCCGACCTCGAGGGGCGGGCCCGCGGCGGCGCCGCGGGGGCGTACCTGAACGCGCAGGGCCTCGCCGTCGTCGAGGCGCTGGTGGACGTGGCCGAGGCGCGCGGGACCGAGCCGACGACGGTGGCGCTCGCCTGGCTGCTGGCCCAGGGCGTGACCGCCCCGATCGCCTCGGCCTCCCGGCCCGACCAGGTGCCGGCCCTCATTGCCGCCCCCGGCCTGGCGCTCACCGCCGAGGAGGTCGAGGTCCTCGACCGGGCCTCGCAACCGTTCGCCTGA
- a CDS encoding carboxylesterase family protein: protein MTTATLTFTPPCGPVHARAHGAVVRAGGIPYATADRFAAPVPAPDRDEPFPATGPAPACPQVRSPFLASVLGDALGDLPQDEACQRLSVTLPRDARAGEGLPVLVWIHGGSYTTGAGDAPIMDPTPLVAEQRVVVVTVTYRLGLFGYLGSGHARPANLGLLDQLEALRWVRRNIAAFGGDPDNVTAFGQSAGGDAVAHLMAVPGAETLFRRAVIQSPPLGIARGRERMNAAMAAAAEVVTAGMPAADVVAAQAEVERHAAPFGLLGAMPFGTQYGHHPLPAEKEIDAAWDRVAPHIDVLIGHTTEEARLYLPTVPALQRWTRVPLLGPVLRRAVVGWATRSVYSRAIRRFARRHVRAGGTAHRYVISWAAPGNPYGAAHTVDLPLLFGDEPTWAGTGLVAGAAWEDIDAAARQVRRLWADFARGEPLGDAGRIPGVLRHRRVRVPLLARSTRRRPPG from the coding sequence ATGACCACCGCCACGCTCACGTTCACCCCGCCCTGCGGGCCCGTCCACGCCCGGGCCCACGGCGCCGTGGTCCGGGCCGGCGGCATTCCCTACGCCACCGCCGACCGCTTCGCCGCTCCCGTCCCCGCCCCGGACCGGGACGAGCCGTTCCCGGCCACGGGACCGGCCCCGGCCTGTCCCCAGGTCCGCTCGCCCTTCCTCGCCTCGGTGCTGGGGGACGCGCTCGGCGACCTGCCGCAGGACGAGGCCTGCCAGCGGCTCTCGGTCACCCTGCCCCGCGACGCGCGGGCCGGTGAGGGCCTGCCGGTGCTGGTGTGGATCCACGGCGGCTCCTACACCACCGGCGCCGGGGACGCCCCGATCATGGACCCGACGCCGCTGGTGGCCGAGCAGCGCGTGGTGGTCGTGACGGTCACCTACCGGCTCGGCCTGTTCGGCTACCTGGGCTCCGGGCACGCCCGCCCGGCCAACCTCGGGCTGCTCGACCAGCTCGAGGCGCTGCGCTGGGTGCGGCGCAACATCGCCGCCTTCGGCGGTGACCCGGACAACGTGACCGCCTTCGGCCAGTCCGCCGGCGGTGACGCCGTGGCCCACCTCATGGCCGTCCCGGGGGCGGAGACGCTCTTCCGCCGCGCCGTCATCCAGAGCCCGCCGCTGGGCATCGCCCGCGGCCGGGAGCGGATGAACGCCGCCATGGCGGCCGCGGCGGAGGTCGTGACGGCCGGGATGCCCGCCGCCGACGTGGTCGCCGCCCAGGCGGAGGTGGAGCGGCACGCGGCGCCCTTCGGGCTGCTGGGGGCGATGCCCTTCGGCACCCAGTACGGCCACCACCCGCTGCCCGCCGAGAAGGAGATCGACGCGGCCTGGGACCGGGTGGCCCCGCACATCGACGTCCTCATCGGCCACACCACCGAGGAGGCGCGGCTCTACCTGCCCACGGTGCCGGCCCTGCAGCGGTGGACCCGCGTGCCGCTGCTGGGGCCGGTGCTGCGCCGGGCCGTGGTCGGCTGGGCGACCCGGTCCGTCTACTCCCGGGCGATCCGCCGCTTCGCCCGCCGGCACGTGCGCGCCGGCGGGACGGCCCACCGCTACGTGATCTCCTGGGCAGCCCCTGGCAATCCGTACGGGGCGGCCCACACGGTCGACCTGCCCCTGCTCTTCGGCGACGAGCCGACCTGGGCGGGCACCGGGCTGGTCGCCGGTGCCGCGTGGGAGGACATCGACGCCGCCGCCCGGCAGGTGCGCCGGCTGTGGGCCGACTTCGCCCGCGGGGAGCCCCTCGGCGACGCCGGCCGCATCCCCGGCGTCCTGCGCCACCGGCGCGTCCGGGTCCCCCTCCTGGCGCGGTCTACGCGGCGACGCCCACCTGGATGA
- a CDS encoding VOC family protein, with the protein MPIFPQNPDPRSLTPRPADDLLSAGTRMGAVELLVADLDTMLAYYTDAVTLEVLAHSGDTAVLGRDGRTVLRLRQVPELPPARRGQAGLFHTAVLFEDEPALAAALASVAAVAPRSFTGSADHLYSQAFYFDDPEGNGVELYTDRPRHTWRREANGLLTLASNPLDPTAFLGEHLREPAGARPAAPPATLGHVHLQVGDIPQGRRFYVDVLGFEVMSDIGSALFIAAGGYHHHIGLNTWHSAGAGPRAASLGLGQVNIDLPTAEDVAALQARLTDHRVPTRHDGAVLRFEDPWNTLIQVGVAA; encoded by the coding sequence ATGCCGATCTTTCCCCAGAACCCCGACCCCCGGAGCCTGACGCCGCGACCGGCCGACGACCTGCTGTCCGCCGGAACCCGGATGGGCGCCGTGGAGCTGCTCGTGGCCGACCTGGACACGATGCTCGCCTACTACACGGACGCCGTGACCCTCGAGGTCCTCGCCCATTCCGGGGACACGGCCGTGCTGGGCCGTGACGGCCGGACCGTGCTGCGCCTGCGGCAGGTCCCGGAGCTGCCGCCGGCCCGCCGCGGTCAGGCGGGGCTGTTCCACACCGCGGTGCTGTTCGAGGACGAGCCGGCCCTGGCGGCCGCCCTGGCCTCGGTCGCCGCCGTGGCGCCGCGATCCTTCACCGGCAGCGCCGACCACCTCTACAGCCAGGCGTTCTACTTCGACGACCCCGAGGGCAACGGCGTGGAGCTCTACACCGACCGCCCCCGCCACACCTGGCGGCGGGAGGCCAACGGGCTGCTCACGCTGGCGTCCAACCCGCTGGATCCCACCGCGTTCCTGGGCGAGCACCTGCGCGAGCCGGCCGGGGCGCGGCCGGCGGCGCCGCCGGCCACCCTCGGCCACGTCCACCTGCAGGTCGGCGACATCCCGCAGGGCCGGCGGTTCTACGTGGACGTCCTGGGCTTCGAGGTGATGAGCGACATCGGCTCGGCCCTGTTCATCGCCGCCGGCGGGTACCACCACCACATCGGGCTCAACACCTGGCACAGCGCCGGGGCCGGCCCGCGGGCGGCCTCCCTGGGCCTGGGGCAGGTCAACATCGACCTGCCCACGGCCGAGGACGTCGCCGCCCTGCAGGCCCGGCTGACCGACCACCGGGTCCCCACCCGGCACGACGGCGCCGTGCTGCGCTTCGAGGACCCCTGGAACACCCTCATCCAGGTGGGCGTCGCCGCGTAG
- a CDS encoding MDR family MFS transporter translates to MTRTPAHRAEPARGAQHLGLLFVGLMLSMLLAALNQTVLSTALPTIVGELNGVNEMLWVITAYILASTIMMPVYGKLGDLMGRRPLLLGAILVFMAGSVVGALAGTIEVLIAARAIQGLGGGGLIILSQAAIADVVPARDRGKYMGVMGGVFAVSSVAGPLLGGWFTEGPGWRWAFWINVPLGLLALAGAVLFLKLPRHAGRPRLDIGGMVLLAVATTCLVLFATWGGGKYAWTDPVILGLIAGTLAAGAAFVAVERRTAEPIIPMHLFGERNFVLTTVAGLLTGVGMFGAIGYLPTYLQMVFGVDATASGLLMVPMMGTLLVTSVLAGRAVSRTGRYKWLPVVGSVVVAVAMGLLSTLTPEQGVWHVCLYIAVLGLGLGLSMQVLVLIVQNTFPLRQVGTATAANNFFRQIGATLGSGVVGSVFAGRLADQLTERLPAAALEGGAGGANSLTPALVASLPEALRDPIVASYNDALTPIYLWIVPLGLLAAALLCFVAEKPLATSIEHDVEPEALAEGSLVVAADRPSDRRAAGDGTRVTGGTRDDDGARTGGGRDERRPDPVAFETAGPAR, encoded by the coding sequence ATGACCCGCACTCCCGCCCACCGGGCCGAACCGGCCCGCGGCGCCCAGCACCTCGGGCTGCTCTTCGTGGGCCTGATGCTCTCGATGCTGCTGGCCGCGCTGAACCAGACCGTGCTCAGCACGGCGCTGCCCACGATCGTGGGCGAGCTCAACGGGGTGAACGAGATGCTGTGGGTGATCACCGCCTACATCCTGGCCTCGACGATCATGATGCCGGTCTACGGCAAGCTCGGCGACCTGATGGGCCGCAGGCCCCTGCTGCTCGGCGCGATCCTGGTCTTCATGGCCGGGTCCGTGGTCGGGGCGCTCGCCGGGACCATCGAGGTCCTCATCGCGGCCCGCGCGATCCAGGGCCTGGGCGGCGGCGGGCTGATCATCCTCTCCCAGGCCGCCATCGCCGACGTGGTCCCCGCCCGGGACCGCGGGAAGTACATGGGCGTCATGGGCGGGGTGTTCGCCGTGTCCTCGGTGGCCGGTCCGCTGCTGGGCGGCTGGTTCACCGAGGGCCCCGGCTGGCGCTGGGCCTTCTGGATCAACGTCCCGCTCGGACTGCTCGCCCTGGCCGGCGCCGTGCTGTTCCTCAAGCTGCCCCGGCATGCCGGCCGGCCGCGCCTGGACATCGGCGGGATGGTGCTGCTGGCCGTGGCCACGACCTGCCTGGTCCTGTTCGCCACCTGGGGCGGCGGCAAGTACGCCTGGACCGACCCCGTGATCCTCGGCCTGATCGCCGGCACGCTCGCGGCCGGGGCCGCGTTCGTGGCCGTGGAGCGGCGCACCGCCGAGCCGATCATCCCGATGCACCTGTTCGGCGAGCGCAACTTCGTGCTCACCACCGTCGCCGGGCTGCTCACCGGCGTGGGGATGTTCGGCGCCATCGGCTACCTGCCGACCTACCTGCAGATGGTCTTCGGCGTGGACGCCACCGCCTCCGGGCTGCTGATGGTCCCGATGATGGGCACCCTGCTCGTCACCTCGGTCCTCGCCGGGCGGGCGGTGAGCCGCACCGGGCGCTACAAGTGGCTGCCGGTGGTCGGCAGCGTGGTCGTGGCCGTGGCCATGGGCCTGCTCTCCACCCTGACCCCCGAGCAGGGGGTGTGGCACGTGTGCCTCTACATCGCAGTCCTGGGCCTGGGGCTGGGCCTGTCCATGCAGGTGCTGGTGCTCATCGTGCAGAACACCTTCCCGCTGCGGCAGGTCGGCACGGCCACCGCGGCGAACAACTTCTTCCGCCAGATCGGCGCGACCCTCGGCTCCGGCGTGGTCGGCAGCGTCTTCGCGGGCCGGCTGGCCGACCAGCTGACCGAGCGCCTTCCGGCCGCCGCGCTGGAGGGCGGCGCGGGCGGGGCGAACTCGCTCACCCCCGCCCTGGTCGCCTCCCTGCCGGAGGCGCTGCGGGATCCGATCGTGGCCTCCTACAACGACGCCCTGACCCCCATCTACCTGTGGATCGTGCCCCTGGGCCTGCTGGCGGCCGCCCTGCTGTGCTTCGTCGCCGAGAAGCCGCTGGCCACCTCGATCGAGCACGACGTGGAGCCCGAGGCGCTCGCCGAGGGCAGCCTCGTGGTCGCCGCCGACCGGCCGTCCGACCGGCGAGCCGCCGGTGACGGGACCCGGGTGACCGGCGGGACCCGGGACGACGACGGCGCCCGGACCGGCGGCGGACGTGACGAGCGGCGCCCGGACCCGGTCGCCTTCGAGACGGCCGGCCCGGCACGGTAG
- a CDS encoding zinc-dependent alcohol dehydrogenase family protein encodes MRGVIMHAPGDVRVEDREVPAILEPTDAVLKVAAACVCGSDLWPYRGVEDVDGPSPMGHEYVGVVDQVGDEVRDVQVGDFVVGSFFASDNTCEICRAGYQTHCVHRQPGAATGAQSQYVRVPLADGTLVATPGQPDPELIPSLLAASDVLGTGWFGAVAAEVGPGKTVAVVGDGAVGLLGVLAAQQLGAERIIAMSRHADRQALAREFGATDIVEERGDEGVARIKELTGGLGAHSTIEAVGTQESMMQAIRATRAGGHVGYVGVAHDVALPGEELFFSGVHLHGGPAPVRRFLPELIQLIWDRKIDPGKVFDLTLPLEQAAEGYQAMDERRAIKALLIP; translated from the coding sequence ATGCGCGGAGTCATCATGCACGCCCCCGGCGACGTCCGGGTCGAGGACCGCGAGGTCCCGGCGATCCTCGAGCCCACCGACGCGGTCCTGAAGGTCGCCGCCGCCTGCGTCTGCGGCTCCGACCTGTGGCCCTACCGCGGGGTCGAGGACGTCGACGGCCCCTCCCCGATGGGCCACGAGTACGTCGGCGTCGTGGACCAGGTCGGCGACGAGGTGCGCGACGTGCAGGTCGGCGACTTCGTCGTCGGGTCCTTCTTCGCCTCCGACAACACCTGCGAGATCTGCCGGGCCGGCTACCAGACCCACTGCGTGCACCGGCAGCCCGGGGCGGCCACCGGCGCCCAGTCCCAGTACGTGCGCGTGCCGCTGGCCGACGGCACCCTCGTGGCCACCCCCGGGCAGCCCGATCCGGAGCTGATCCCCTCGCTGCTGGCGGCCTCCGACGTGCTCGGCACGGGATGGTTCGGCGCCGTGGCCGCCGAGGTGGGGCCGGGCAAGACCGTCGCCGTCGTCGGCGACGGGGCCGTCGGGCTGCTCGGCGTGCTGGCCGCCCAGCAGCTGGGTGCGGAGCGGATCATCGCGATGTCCCGCCACGCCGACCGCCAGGCCCTGGCCCGCGAGTTCGGGGCCACGGACATCGTGGAGGAGCGCGGCGACGAGGGCGTGGCCCGGATCAAGGAGCTGACCGGCGGGCTGGGCGCCCACAGCACGATCGAGGCCGTGGGCACCCAGGAGTCGATGATGCAGGCCATCCGCGCCACCCGTGCCGGCGGCCACGTCGGCTACGTCGGGGTGGCCCACGACGTGGCGCTGCCCGGGGAGGAGCTGTTCTTCTCGGGGGTGCACCTGCACGGCGGCCCGGCCCCGGTGCGCCGGTTCCTCCCGGAGCTGATCCAGCTCATCTGGGACCGGAAGATCGACCCCGGGAAGGTCTTCGACCTCACCCTGCCGCTGGAGCAGGCCGCCGAGGGCTACCAGGCGATGGACGAGCGCCGCGCCATCAAGGCCCTGCTCATCCCCTGA
- the ppgK gene encoding polyphosphate--glucose phosphotransferase, with amino-acid sequence MTSTSSSARTISALPPVEGTPVDDAAGGDVRRIGVDIGGTAIKYAVVDPVRGVVTGPLRRILTPSPATPDAVVSALGAALAELSTGPGAVDPRSPVGVGVPGIIDRGITRSAVHLDDSWLGLHAGRLLSAGLGRDVAVLNDADAAGLAEARFGAARGVGGTVLMITLGTGIGSALFHDGQLLPNTELGHVDLDGRDVDGWAGASARVAEGLDWPTYTDRLQRYLAHLETLVSPDLIVLGGGISERHEQFLPQLRLRARIVPAQLRNAAGIIGTARQAHLGRFVMQ; translated from the coding sequence ATGACCTCCACCTCGTCGTCCGCACGGACGATCTCCGCCCTCCCGCCCGTCGAGGGCACGCCCGTCGACGACGCGGCCGGTGGCGACGTCCGCCGCATCGGGGTGGACATCGGCGGCACGGCCATCAAGTACGCCGTCGTCGACCCGGTGCGCGGTGTGGTGACCGGCCCGCTGCGGCGGATCCTCACACCGTCCCCGGCCACGCCGGACGCCGTGGTCTCCGCCCTGGGGGCGGCGCTGGCGGAGCTGAGCACCGGGCCCGGCGCCGTGGATCCGCGCAGTCCCGTGGGCGTGGGCGTGCCGGGCATCATCGACCGCGGCATCACCCGCTCGGCCGTGCACCTGGACGACTCCTGGCTCGGCCTGCACGCCGGCCGCCTGCTCAGCGCCGGACTGGGCCGCGACGTCGCCGTGCTCAACGACGCCGACGCCGCCGGGCTGGCCGAGGCCCGCTTCGGGGCCGCCCGCGGAGTGGGCGGCACCGTCCTGATGATCACCCTGGGCACCGGCATCGGCTCGGCGCTGTTCCACGACGGGCAGCTGCTGCCCAACACCGAGCTGGGGCACGTGGACCTGGACGGCCGGGACGTCGACGGCTGGGCCGGCGCCTCCGCCCGCGTGGCGGAGGGCCTGGACTGGCCGACGTACACGGACCGGCTCCAGCGCTACCTCGCCCACCTGGAGACCCTCGTCTCCCCGGACCTGATCGTGCTGGGCGGGGGCATCAGCGAGCGGCACGAGCAGTTCCTGCCCCAGCTGCGGCTGCGCGCCCGGATCGTGCCCGCGCAGCTGCGCAACGCGGCCGGCATCATCGGCACCGCCCGTCAGGCGCACCTCGGCCGCTTCGTCATGCAGTAG
- a CDS encoding nucleoside deaminase has protein sequence MTENPLTDAETALLRRSVELAAAAREAGNHPFGALVADEYGEIVAEAWNNALPPDGDPTQHAELRAVAAAVRAIGPEQMRRATLFTSAEPCAMYTGAAYWTGVGRIVYGLAESSLLALTGAHEQNPTLDLPCREVLRHGQREIAVLGPLLEEEAARVHEGYWA, from the coding sequence ATGACCGAGAACCCGCTCACCGACGCCGAGACGGCCCTGCTGCGCCGCTCCGTGGAGCTCGCCGCCGCGGCGCGGGAGGCCGGCAACCACCCGTTCGGGGCCCTGGTCGCCGACGAGTACGGCGAGATCGTGGCGGAGGCGTGGAACAACGCGCTGCCCCCGGACGGGGACCCGACCCAGCACGCCGAACTGCGCGCCGTCGCCGCGGCGGTCCGGGCGATCGGGCCCGAGCAGATGCGCCGGGCCACGCTGTTCACCAGCGCGGAGCCCTGCGCCATGTACACCGGCGCCGCGTACTGGACCGGGGTGGGCCGCATCGTCTACGGCCTCGCGGAGTCCTCGCTGCTGGCGCTCACCGGCGCGCACGAGCAGAACCCCACCCTGGACCTGCCCTGCCGGGAGGTGCTGCGCCACGGGCAGCGGGAGATCGCCGTGCTCGGCCCGCTGCTCGAGGAGGAGGCCGCCCGGGTGCACGAGGGCTACTGGGCCTGA
- a CDS encoding energy-coupling factor ABC transporter permease: MHVPDHFLDPVVSTTTAAVALTGVAVAAWQVRQHASAHRLGFAAAVTGFVFAAQMVNYSVLPGTSGHFLGAALAAALLGPWLGMLSMTVVLAVQALVFADGGLTALGTNVTLMAVTGVAVAWAAGTVLTRVLGRSAPRTAAGLGAALSVPAAALVFSGLYAVGGTVPVETGGLAASMLGVHALIGVGEAVITVAVLSLVLALAPGLAAVDARPLAPARARRGALGVTGAGLLCAAGLSAVASSAPDGLESVALAYSFAEAAGPHALAGAVLAGYGESAGLPVVLAGMVGLVLTGLLAAGAVGALTAGRPAAARR, translated from the coding sequence ATGCACGTTCCGGACCATTTCCTCGACCCGGTGGTCAGCACCACCACGGCCGCCGTGGCGCTCACCGGGGTGGCCGTGGCCGCCTGGCAGGTGCGCCAACACGCGTCCGCCCACCGGCTGGGCTTCGCCGCGGCGGTGACGGGCTTCGTCTTCGCCGCCCAGATGGTCAACTACTCCGTGCTGCCCGGCACCAGCGGCCACTTCCTGGGTGCCGCCCTGGCCGCGGCGCTGCTGGGCCCGTGGCTCGGCATGCTGTCGATGACCGTGGTGCTGGCCGTCCAGGCGCTCGTCTTCGCCGACGGCGGGCTCACCGCCCTGGGCACCAACGTGACGCTGATGGCCGTGACCGGGGTGGCCGTGGCCTGGGCCGCGGGCACGGTCCTGACCCGCGTGCTCGGCCGGTCCGCGCCGCGCACGGCGGCCGGGCTCGGCGCCGCTCTGTCCGTGCCGGCGGCCGCCCTGGTCTTCTCCGGCCTGTACGCCGTGGGCGGCACCGTGCCCGTGGAGACCGGCGGACTGGCCGCCTCCATGCTGGGGGTGCACGCCCTGATCGGGGTCGGGGAGGCCGTGATCACCGTGGCCGTCCTCTCCCTGGTCCTGGCCCTGGCCCCCGGGCTGGCCGCCGTGGACGCCCGTCCGCTCGCCCCGGCCCGCGCCCGCCGTGGGGCGCTGGGCGTGACCGGCGCCGGACTGCTGTGCGCCGCCGGGCTCTCCGCGGTGGCCTCCTCCGCTCCGGACGGGCTGGAGTCCGTGGCCCTGGCCTACTCGTTCGCGGAGGCCGCGGGCCCGCACGCCCTCGCCGGCGCCGTCCTCGCCGGCTACGGGGAGAGCGCCGGTCTGCCGGTGGTCCTGGCCGGGATGGTCGGGCTGGTGCTGACGGGGCTGCTGGCCGCCGGTGCGGTGGGCGCGCTCACCGCCGGACGTCCCGCAGCCGCACGGCGCTGA
- a CDS encoding MarR family winged helix-turn-helix transcriptional regulator: MRAHRPTSSGYWYGTDDAAGPGPVQVLEALRAYRAAETAMRRRTKDSMGMGEKDVLALRYLLEAHRAGTPMSPRDLAARLGISSASTTTLLDRLTRTGHVARRPHPTDRRALVIVATAEADCEVRTTLGRMHERMLATARALDPDQAATVTAFLHAMADAVDAAEDVGDDSCRPEPPQRA; this comes from the coding sequence ATGCGCGCACACCGACCCACCTCTTCCGGCTACTGGTACGGCACCGACGACGCCGCCGGGCCCGGACCGGTGCAGGTGCTCGAGGCCCTGCGCGCCTACCGCGCCGCCGAGACCGCCATGCGCCGGCGCACCAAGGACTCCATGGGCATGGGCGAGAAGGACGTCCTCGCCCTGCGCTACCTGCTCGAGGCCCACCGGGCCGGCACCCCGATGAGCCCCCGCGACCTCGCCGCCCGGCTGGGCATCTCCTCGGCCTCCACCACCACCCTGCTGGACCGGCTCACCCGCACCGGCCACGTCGCCCGCCGCCCGCACCCCACCGACCGGCGCGCCCTGGTCATCGTGGCCACCGCCGAGGCCGACTGCGAGGTGCGCACCACCCTGGGCAGGATGCACGAGCGGATGCTGGCCACCGCCCGGGCCCTGGACCCGGACCAGGCCGCCACCGTCACCGCCTTCCTGCACGCCATGGCCGACGCCGTGGACGCCGCCGAGGACGTGGGCGACGACTCCTGCCGGCCCGAGCCCCCGCAGCGCGCCTGA